Proteins encoded within one genomic window of Synechococcus sp. PCC 7335:
- a CDS encoding helix-turn-helix transcriptional regulator — translation MQSNNLAQSTGGSLQVLKHEAPQYSLNNVQSVRDSNCTEISKLPNQVCDGLSQRWQLRPGLSLMVHDLKFREKAVVSQKTSGSTTTLGMSFCVEGKIRGRSSNAKQAIQLQAGQASLGILRSADRTIEYAAKRLLLVHLHIQPEAIGLADREMMKQLPRPLGRAIAKCDSADYFQTHTMTTVMSATVQQLLNCPYRGLPQRLYLEGKATELISLYFDQILSNHHYRTASSDLSPDLASGLREEEVDRIFYARDILLSQAANPPKLMELAHQVGINDRKLKQGFRQVFGTTVFGYLHIYRMQQAHQLLLLPKATIASVSQRVGYTSPEAFSVAFRRTFGISPKAYQMQQR, via the coding sequence ATGCAGTCAAATAATCTCGCTCAATCTACTGGCGGATCCTTGCAGGTTCTGAAGCACGAAGCGCCACAGTACAGTCTCAATAATGTTCAGTCGGTAAGAGATTCTAACTGCACTGAAATTTCTAAGTTGCCTAATCAAGTTTGCGATGGCCTCAGCCAACGTTGGCAACTGCGTCCTGGGCTAAGTCTAATGGTTCACGATTTAAAATTTCGAGAAAAAGCTGTTGTTAGCCAAAAAACCTCGGGTAGTACCACCACATTGGGAATGAGTTTTTGCGTTGAAGGGAAAATTCGGGGGCGCAGTTCCAATGCTAAACAAGCGATTCAGCTTCAGGCCGGGCAAGCAAGTTTAGGAATATTACGCAGCGCGGATCGGACGATAGAATATGCCGCCAAACGTCTGCTGCTGGTTCACCTGCATATTCAGCCTGAAGCCATTGGCTTGGCCGACCGGGAGATGATGAAACAACTGCCGAGACCTTTAGGTAGAGCGATCGCCAAGTGCGATTCAGCGGATTACTTTCAAACGCACACCATGACTACGGTAATGAGTGCGACCGTACAACAGCTCTTGAACTGTCCGTATCGTGGGCTACCTCAGCGCCTATATCTTGAGGGCAAAGCCACTGAGTTGATCAGTCTATATTTTGATCAAATATTGTCGAACCATCATTATCGGACAGCGTCGTCTGATCTTTCACCTGATCTAGCTTCCGGCTTAAGAGAAGAGGAAGTCGATCGAATCTTCTATGCCAGGGATATTTTGCTCAGCCAGGCCGCTAATCCGCCAAAGCTCATGGAGTTGGCTCATCAAGTTGGTATTAATGACCGCAAGCTAAAGCAGGGGTTTCGTCAGGTATTTGGAACTACTGTATTTGGTTACTTACACATCTATCGAATGCAGCAGGCTCATCAGCTGTTGTTGTTGCCTAAAGCCACGATTGCGAGTGTTTCTCAGCGCGTTGGCTATACCAGCCCCGAAGCGTTTAGTGTGGCCTTTCGGCGTACCTTTGGAATCAGCCCTAAAGCCTATCAAATGCAGCAGCGTTAA
- a CDS encoding efflux RND transporter permease subunit has translation MFVNYFIKRPVFATVCALILLLAGAVSIPTLPIAQYPDISPTQVNVTANYIGADAETVERGVTSIIERQINGVEGMRYMTSNSSNDGISNIVVTFDSTRDKDIAAVDVQNRVSLAEPQLPETVNQTGVTVSKETSNILLAMSLYTEDDQYDDTFLSNYADLYVADALQRVPGVGNVVIFGERTYAMRIWLDPQELAGRGLTADDVVLALQEQNIQVGAGQIGQPPVASDQDFQIDLRAESRLRTPEEFEDLVLQTGEAGQLIRLRDVGRAELGAERYSSFLRFRGQEAIGLGIFQLPGSNALAVAQGVKARMAELASDFPPGMEYGIGFDTTEFVEQSLLSVLWTLIQAVGLVVLVIYIFLQDWRTTVVPAITIPVSLVATFAIVKLFGFSINSLTLFGLTLATGMVVDDAIVVVEDISAKINQRGLNPVEAAIEAMRELTGAVIATSLVLMAVFVPVAFFPGTTGALYRQFALTIAFAIAISTFNALTLTPTLSGLLFRTRSEPTGWRAKLFNPFNDALDWLRDRYGNALQKLTKFKPVVIAAFVASLVLTAWLYTTVPSAFLPDEDQGYFITIIGGPEGVSLNYTSEVMAEAEEILLAQPEVRATFAVGGFGFSGNTANSGVIFTTLNPWGERDASAFEIIDRVRGPLMSSTKARLLPVNPPAIQGLSSFGGFEFQLQDRRGNAELNDLVNSMGAIMGAANQNPQLQNVFSTYAASTPQIAIDVNRDQAKALNVSISDIFSTLQTNLGSRYVNDFNLQGRTYRVYVQADQQYRSTPSDINNLYVRSQTGNLIPMSNLVSTTATTGAQTINHYNLFRSIAINGAPAPGVSSGAAITAMENVADQVLPAGFGYEWSGTALEEIEGGNQAPIIFGLGIALVFLVLAAQYESYVDPVIILFAVPLAVFGALIAQTIRGLPNDVYCQIGLVMLIGLASKNSILIVEFANQLRCQGRSITEAALEAAQQRMRPILMTAISTLSSIFPLVIATGAGAGSRQSLGTAVFGGMLVATFLSLFIVPVLYIVIKGFTVDKKAQIDASGNGGGNDDGEFSGTLLGESKPNLPDLNEGVAK, from the coding sequence ATGTTCGTCAACTACTTTATTAAGCGGCCCGTATTCGCTACTGTCTGTGCCTTAATTTTGCTATTAGCGGGGGCGGTCAGTATTCCCACCTTGCCCATTGCCCAGTACCCGGATATCAGTCCGACGCAGGTCAATGTCACTGCGAACTACATCGGCGCAGATGCAGAAACCGTTGAACGGGGGGTAACTTCCATCATTGAACGACAGATCAATGGTGTAGAGGGCATGCGATACATGACCTCTAATAGCAGTAATGACGGTATTAGCAACATCGTCGTTACCTTTGATTCAACTCGCGATAAAGATATCGCTGCTGTCGATGTCCAAAACCGAGTCTCTCTTGCAGAACCCCAGCTTCCAGAGACTGTTAATCAAACAGGCGTAACCGTCTCTAAAGAGACCAGCAATATTCTGCTGGCAATGAGCTTGTACACCGAAGACGACCAGTACGACGACACGTTCTTAAGTAACTACGCCGATCTGTACGTCGCAGATGCGCTACAGAGGGTGCCAGGTGTGGGTAACGTTGTGATCTTTGGTGAGCGCACCTATGCTATGCGGATCTGGCTCGATCCACAAGAATTAGCAGGGCGAGGCTTAACGGCGGATGATGTAGTCTTGGCCCTGCAAGAGCAAAACATTCAGGTCGGCGCCGGTCAAATTGGTCAACCGCCTGTCGCTAGCGATCAAGACTTTCAAATTGACCTGCGAGCTGAAAGTCGATTGCGAACACCAGAAGAATTTGAGGATCTGGTGCTGCAAACGGGTGAGGCGGGCCAATTGATTCGGCTGCGAGATGTCGGTAGAGCAGAACTCGGAGCCGAGCGCTACAGTTCGTTCTTGCGCTTCCGTGGGCAAGAAGCGATTGGTCTAGGTATCTTTCAGCTCCCAGGAAGTAATGCCCTCGCGGTAGCCCAAGGTGTGAAGGCGCGAATGGCCGAGCTAGCATCAGACTTTCCGCCGGGGATGGAGTACGGCATTGGGTTTGATACGACTGAGTTCGTAGAGCAGTCTTTACTAAGCGTCCTGTGGACACTGATTCAGGCCGTTGGGCTGGTCGTACTAGTGATCTATATCTTCTTGCAGGACTGGCGAACGACGGTGGTCCCAGCGATTACTATTCCAGTCTCTCTAGTAGCGACGTTTGCAATCGTGAAGCTGTTTGGCTTTTCGATTAATAGCCTGACGCTGTTTGGCTTGACGTTAGCAACCGGGATGGTGGTCGACGATGCCATCGTTGTGGTTGAAGACATTAGCGCGAAGATTAATCAGCGCGGGTTGAATCCGGTTGAGGCGGCAATCGAGGCGATGAGAGAGCTGACGGGCGCGGTGATTGCGACTTCGCTAGTGCTGATGGCGGTTTTTGTGCCGGTTGCTTTCTTCCCAGGCACAACCGGCGCGCTGTACCGACAGTTTGCGCTGACGATTGCCTTTGCGATCGCCATTTCCACGTTCAATGCACTAACCCTTACCCCAACGCTTTCTGGCCTACTGTTCCGCACAAGATCAGAGCCGACTGGCTGGCGAGCCAAGCTGTTTAACCCGTTTAACGATGCGCTCGATTGGCTACGTGATCGCTACGGCAACGCCCTACAAAAGCTGACCAAGTTTAAGCCCGTTGTGATTGCTGCCTTTGTCGCCTCACTGGTCCTGACTGCATGGCTGTATACCACTGTCCCTTCGGCGTTCTTGCCAGATGAAGACCAAGGTTACTTCATTACCATTATTGGCGGCCCAGAGGGCGTTTCGCTCAACTACACCAGCGAAGTCATGGCAGAAGCCGAAGAAATTCTGCTCGCTCAGCCAGAGGTGAGAGCGACCTTCGCAGTTGGCGGCTTTGGTTTTAGTGGTAATACTGCCAACAGCGGCGTTATCTTTACTACGCTAAATCCTTGGGGAGAGCGGGATGCCAGCGCCTTCGAAATCATCGACCGGGTGCGTGGACCGTTAATGAGCAGTACCAAGGCCCGTCTCCTGCCAGTGAACCCACCGGCTATCCAAGGCCTAAGTAGCTTTGGTGGCTTCGAATTTCAGCTTCAAGACAGGCGCGGTAATGCTGAGCTGAATGATTTGGTCAATAGTATGGGCGCCATTATGGGTGCTGCTAACCAAAATCCACAGCTGCAAAATGTCTTTAGTACCTACGCTGCTAGCACGCCGCAGATTGCTATCGATGTCAACCGCGACCAAGCTAAAGCCCTCAACGTCAGCATTAGCGACATCTTCAGCACGCTTCAGACCAACCTAGGATCGCGCTATGTGAATGACTTCAATTTGCAGGGCCGGACGTACCGAGTCTATGTACAAGCCGACCAGCAGTATCGATCGACGCCAAGTGATATTAACAACCTGTATGTGCGATCGCAAACCGGTAACCTAATACCAATGAGCAATCTGGTTTCTACTACCGCTACCACGGGTGCCCAGACCATCAACCACTACAACCTCTTCCGTTCGATCGCTATCAACGGCGCCCCAGCGCCAGGGGTTAGCTCTGGTGCGGCAATTACCGCCATGGAAAACGTTGCCGACCAGGTGCTGCCTGCCGGCTTTGGCTATGAGTGGTCAGGAACCGCGTTAGAAGAGATCGAAGGCGGCAATCAAGCCCCTATTATCTTTGGACTAGGTATTGCCTTAGTCTTTCTAGTGTTGGCTGCTCAATACGAAAGCTATGTCGATCCGGTGATCATCCTCTTTGCGGTGCCGCTAGCTGTATTTGGGGCGCTGATTGCTCAGACCATCCGCGGCTTGCCCAACGATGTCTACTGCCAAATCGGACTGGTGATGCTGATTGGCCTAGCCAGTAAAAACTCGATCCTGATTGTGGAGTTTGCCAACCAGCTGCGCTGCCAGGGTCGCTCTATCACAGAAGCAGCGCTAGAAGCAGCCCAGCAGAGAATGCGACCAATTTTAATGACGGCGATCTCTACGCTGAGCAGTATCTTCCCGCTGGTGATTGCGACGGGTGCGGGCGCGGGCAGTCGCCAGTCGCTAGGCACGGCGGTTTTCGGCGGGATGCTAGTGGCGACTTTCCTCAGCCTATTCATCGTTCCAGTTCTCTATATCGTGATCAAAGGCTTTACCGTCGATAAGAAGGCTCAAATAGATGCCAGCGGGAACGGTGGCGGGAACGATGATGGGGAATTTTCTGGAACCTTGCTGGGTGAATCAAAACCTAACTTACCTGACTTGAATGAGGGCGTCGCGAAGTAG
- a CDS encoding efflux RND transporter periplasmic adaptor subunit produces the protein MATTSDSVIGSLKRRPSRKWIAWLGLLLLAGGLGFLFWRVFASRGNPGMQGPPPVAVEVERLESESLQDSAEFVGILDAQAGVSLQPEADGRIVQIFVDSGNTVAAGAPIMQLSSQRSQSDYNAALASVSAARSSRDTARAQLRAARARQTELLADLELRNNDYDRTAALVAQGALPQNQLDEVVRDRTVAESALASSREEIAALEASLTGAEATLEQANANAAATQQDLLDKTVTAPIAGIVGDIPVNLGDYVQAGDQLATITQNQDLDLEIAIPINEADRLRTGLPVELSLFGSDDTIATGAINFISPTTDTDTQTVLAEARFSTPRQPLQDDQRLEVRVIWDERPGILIPSTAITRLGGETFVFVPGEPDPPEEGEDSGPPPGQAGGQADGPPPTVAKLMPVELGSLQGNEYQVLEGLEAGDTIITEGILNLRDGVPIDTSGGSSPPEG, from the coding sequence ATGGCGACCACTTCTGATTCTGTGATCGGCTCTCTTAAACGGCGACCGTCTCGTAAATGGATTGCCTGGCTAGGCCTCCTGCTATTAGCAGGCGGACTGGGCTTTTTGTTCTGGCGTGTTTTTGCGAGTAGAGGAAACCCAGGGATGCAAGGGCCGCCCCCGGTTGCTGTCGAAGTAGAGCGGTTAGAATCAGAGTCTTTGCAAGACAGCGCTGAGTTCGTCGGTATCCTAGATGCTCAAGCTGGCGTTAGTTTGCAGCCAGAAGCAGACGGTCGTATCGTCCAAATTTTTGTGGATTCGGGTAATACTGTTGCGGCAGGTGCACCGATTATGCAGCTAAGCTCGCAGCGATCGCAATCTGACTACAATGCGGCGCTAGCAAGCGTGAGTGCTGCCCGCTCTAGTCGCGATACGGCTAGGGCTCAATTGCGTGCGGCTAGAGCTAGGCAAACCGAGCTGCTCGCGGATTTAGAGCTACGGAATAACGACTATGATCGGACAGCGGCGCTAGTGGCACAAGGCGCATTGCCCCAGAATCAATTAGATGAAGTGGTTCGCGATCGTACCGTTGCTGAGTCCGCCCTAGCCTCGTCTAGAGAAGAAATCGCCGCTCTAGAAGCGAGTCTGACAGGAGCAGAAGCCACCCTCGAACAAGCTAACGCTAACGCCGCAGCAACCCAGCAAGATCTTTTAGACAAGACAGTTACTGCCCCAATAGCAGGCATCGTTGGCGATATCCCTGTGAACTTAGGTGACTATGTACAAGCGGGTGACCAGTTAGCAACCATCACTCAAAATCAAGATCTTGATTTGGAAATCGCGATTCCGATCAACGAAGCAGATCGGCTGCGAACAGGACTGCCAGTCGAACTGAGCTTGTTTGGCAGTGACGATACTATTGCAACGGGTGCGATTAACTTCATTTCGCCGACTACTGATACCGATACTCAAACCGTTCTCGCCGAGGCCCGATTTTCCACCCCGCGTCAGCCGCTTCAAGACGATCAGCGCCTAGAGGTTCGGGTCATTTGGGATGAGCGTCCAGGTATCTTGATCCCTTCCACTGCCATCACGAGATTGGGCGGGGAGACTTTTGTGTTTGTTCCAGGTGAACCCGATCCTCCTGAAGAAGGCGAGGATAGCGGTCCACCGCCTGGACAAGCCGGAGGGCAAGCAGATGGTCCCCCACCTACCGTAGCAAAGCTGATGCCCGTAGAGCTAGGCAGCCTGCAGGGCAACGAATATCAGGTGCTAGAAGGCCTAGAAGCCGGCGACACCATTATCACAGAAGGCATATTGAACCTTCGTGACGGCGTGCCTATCGACACTAGCGGTGGTAGCAGTCCGCCGGAGGGTTAA
- a CDS encoding DNA polymerase III subunit alpha — MSFVGLHIHSDYSLLDGASHIDPLVDRALELGMDAIALTDHGVMYGAIELLKVCRKKGIKPIIGNEMYVINGDITKQEKRPKYHQLVLAKNDIGYKNLVKLTTVSHLEGVQGKGLFSRPCINKDLLEQYHEGLIITSACLGGEIPQAILKKRLDVARRVAQWYKDLLGDDFYLEIQDHGSPEDRIVNVEIVRIAQELDIKIVATNDSHFISCVDVEAHDALLCIQTGKLISEDKRLRYSGTEYLKSEAEMRRLFRDHIAPEIIEDAVSRTQEVADKVEEYNILGNPQIPNFPIPEGHTKESYMEKVAWDGLLERMRLSNREALTDEYRDRMAYEVAMMHQMGFATYFLVVWDYIKFARDHNISVGPGRGSAAGSLVAYAMGITNIDPVHHGLLFERFLNPERKSMPDVDTDFCIEKREKVIEYVTEKYGTDHVAQIITFNRMTSKAVLKDVARVLDIPYNESDKLAKLIPVSRGKPTKLNVMISDKTPDATFKEKYDSGELIPGTNVTFQRWIDTAITIEGTNKTFGMHAAGVVISEHPLDTIVPLQRNNDGSVITQYYMEDVEAIGLLKMDFLGLRNLTMIQKAVDHIESRHNIEIDLDALPLDDPKTYELLAGGELAGVFQLESSGMRQIVKELKPSGLEDISSVLALYRPGPLDAGLIPKFIDRKHGREKIDYAHKILEPILRETYGIMVYQEQIMKIAQDLAGYSLGRADLLRRAMGKKKIKEMELHREEFIEGARKNEFPRKNANDLFDQMVLFAEYCFNKSHSTAYGFVTFQTAYLKANYPVEYMAALLTAISGDQDKVQMYIASCLSMRIQVLPPDINRSEVDFTPLENQILFGLSAVRNVGLGAIEALIKSREEEGPFKSLADLCDRVDLRAVNKRALEALILSGALESLEPNRQQLMHDLELVIEWAQSRAKDREVGQGNLFDMLGGGTSNEPTHTTTFESAPKAPPIEDYDPQERLKLEKELLGFYISDHPLKNIQHSAKILAPIELSELGEKPEKVTLSAIVMLSMVKPVTTKKGDSMAVVQIEDLTGHAEAVIFPKAYARIGQYIKPDARLMVWGKVDRRDDRTQMIIDDAQPIETVRMVMLDLDPAIAGDIEKQNRLRDILREHQGENKFAAKTPVIAVIRTHNQRQAVRLGNQYRVLNAETAVASLKAANFNARTTPLLAV, encoded by the coding sequence ATGTCTTTTGTTGGTTTGCACATTCATAGCGACTACAGCCTGCTAGACGGTGCTAGCCATATTGATCCGTTAGTCGACAGAGCGCTAGAGTTGGGGATGGATGCGATCGCTCTAACAGACCATGGCGTCATGTACGGTGCGATTGAGCTGCTAAAGGTATGCCGCAAAAAAGGCATTAAGCCAATAATCGGCAACGAGATGTACGTGATCAACGGTGACATCACCAAGCAAGAAAAGCGGCCAAAATATCACCAGCTCGTCCTCGCCAAGAACGACATCGGCTACAAAAATTTAGTCAAGCTCACTACCGTTTCTCACTTAGAAGGTGTTCAGGGCAAGGGGCTTTTTTCCCGCCCCTGTATTAACAAAGATTTGTTAGAGCAGTATCACGAAGGGCTAATTATCACTAGCGCCTGCTTAGGGGGAGAAATTCCCCAAGCCATTCTTAAAAAGCGGCTAGATGTCGCTCGTAGAGTTGCCCAGTGGTATAAAGATTTGCTCGGCGATGATTTCTACTTAGAAATTCAAGATCACGGTTCACCAGAAGATCGAATCGTGAATGTAGAGATTGTTCGAATTGCTCAAGAACTCGACATTAAAATTGTTGCTACTAACGATTCTCACTTTATTTCTTGTGTTGATGTAGAAGCCCATGACGCGCTGCTGTGCATTCAAACTGGCAAGCTGATTTCAGAAGATAAGAGACTACGCTACAGCGGTACGGAATATCTGAAGTCAGAAGCAGAGATGCGCCGCTTATTTCGTGACCACATAGCGCCTGAGATCATTGAAGATGCGGTCTCAAGAACTCAAGAGGTAGCTGACAAAGTTGAAGAATACAACATCCTGGGAAATCCTCAGATTCCTAATTTCCCAATTCCAGAGGGTCATACCAAAGAAAGCTACATGGAAAAGGTGGCTTGGGATGGCTTGCTAGAACGGATGCGTCTAAGCAACCGAGAGGCGCTGACAGATGAGTATCGTGATCGCATGGCCTACGAAGTCGCAATGATGCACCAAATGGGCTTTGCCACTTACTTTCTGGTCGTATGGGACTATATCAAATTTGCACGTGATCACAACATCTCAGTCGGACCGGGGCGCGGTTCGGCCGCAGGTTCACTCGTTGCTTACGCCATGGGCATCACCAACATCGACCCGGTTCATCATGGACTGTTGTTTGAGCGGTTCTTAAACCCCGAGCGTAAATCCATGCCGGATGTTGATACAGATTTCTGTATCGAAAAGCGTGAAAAAGTGATCGAATACGTCACCGAAAAATACGGCACCGACCACGTTGCCCAAATCATCACCTTCAACCGCATGACCTCCAAGGCGGTGCTCAAAGACGTGGCCCGCGTGCTCGATATCCCTTACAACGAGTCCGACAAACTCGCCAAGCTCATTCCTGTTTCACGCGGAAAGCCAACCAAGCTCAACGTCATGATTTCCGATAAAACGCCCGATGCGACGTTCAAGGAAAAGTACGATAGCGGCGAACTGATCCCTGGAACTAACGTTACCTTTCAGCGCTGGATTGATACAGCCATCACGATCGAAGGGACCAACAAGACCTTTGGGATGCACGCCGCCGGTGTGGTGATCTCCGAGCATCCCCTAGATACCATTGTGCCTTTGCAACGCAACAACGATGGCTCTGTAATTACGCAGTACTACATGGAAGATGTAGAGGCAATCGGTCTGCTGAAGATGGATTTCTTGGGTCTCCGGAACCTGACCATGATTCAAAAGGCGGTGGATCATATTGAATCAAGGCACAATATCGAAATCGATCTAGATGCGCTACCGCTAGACGATCCAAAGACCTACGAACTGCTCGCAGGTGGAGAACTCGCAGGCGTATTTCAGCTAGAATCTTCCGGAATGCGACAGATTGTCAAAGAGCTAAAACCCTCAGGCCTAGAAGATATCTCTTCTGTGCTAGCGCTTTATCGGCCTGGTCCACTAGACGCGGGGCTAATTCCTAAATTCATCGATCGTAAGCACGGCCGAGAAAAGATCGACTATGCTCACAAGATTCTAGAGCCGATCCTAAGAGAGACTTACGGCATCATGGTCTATCAAGAACAGATCATGAAAATTGCTCAAGACCTTGCCGGATACTCGCTAGGGCGAGCCGATCTGTTGCGTAGGGCGATGGGTAAAAAGAAAATAAAAGAGATGGAGCTGCACCGGGAGGAATTCATTGAAGGAGCGAGGAAAAATGAGTTTCCCCGGAAGAACGCCAACGATCTGTTCGATCAGATGGTGCTGTTCGCAGAGTATTGTTTCAACAAGTCTCACTCTACGGCTTACGGATTTGTTACGTTTCAAACCGCCTATTTGAAGGCAAATTATCCGGTCGAGTACATGGCAGCGCTGCTGACGGCGATCAGTGGCGATCAAGACAAGGTGCAAATGTACATTGCTAGCTGCCTTAGCATGCGTATTCAGGTGCTGCCACCAGATATCAATCGCTCGGAAGTAGACTTTACGCCTTTGGAGAATCAGATTCTATTCGGTCTGTCTGCGGTTCGAAATGTAGGGCTAGGGGCCATTGAAGCGCTGATCAAATCCCGGGAAGAGGAAGGGCCGTTTAAGTCATTAGCGGATTTGTGCGATCGCGTTGATCTGCGCGCTGTCAACAAGAGAGCGCTTGAAGCGCTTATCCTTTCTGGCGCCCTAGAAAGCCTAGAGCCGAACCGTCAGCAGCTCATGCACGATTTAGAGCTAGTCATAGAGTGGGCCCAATCAAGAGCCAAAGACCGCGAAGTCGGCCAGGGGAATCTCTTTGATATGCTCGGCGGTGGCACCAGCAATGAACCCACACATACAACAACCTTTGAATCTGCGCCTAAAGCTCCCCCTATAGAAGACTACGACCCTCAAGAAAGACTAAAGCTAGAGAAAGAGCTTTTGGGCTTCTACATCTCCGATCATCCGCTCAAAAATATTCAGCACTCAGCCAAGATCCTGGCACCCATTGAGCTATCAGAACTTGGAGAAAAGCCTGAAAAAGTCACCCTCAGCGCGATTGTGATGCTCAGCATGGTTAAGCCCGTAACCACCAAGAAAGGAGACTCTATGGCCGTTGTCCAGATCGAAGATTTAACCGGCCACGCTGAAGCGGTCATCTTCCCCAAAGCCTATGCCCGTATTGGTCAATATATCAAACCTGACGCTCGTCTGATGGTGTGGGGCAAAGTCGATCGCCGTGATGATCGCACTCAGATGATTATCGACGATGCTCAGCCGATTGAAACCGTGCGCATGGTGATGCTGGATTTAGACCCTGCGATCGCAGGTGATATCGAAAAACAAAACCGCCTTCGCGACATCCTTAGGGAACATCAAGGAGAAAATAAGTTCGCCGCCAAAACCCCTGTCATTGCCGTCATTCGCACCCACAACCAGAGACAGGCCGTCCGCCTAGGCAACCAATACCGCGTACTCAATGCTGAAACCGCGGTCGCTTCCCTTAAGGCTGCAAACTTCAACGCCCGAACTACTCCCCTGTTAGCGGTATAG
- a CDS encoding Uma2 family endonuclease, producing MVQSKLKKHLPSGSELPDSDDIPVDNEDQNLLPNILLFVLNTLWEHRKDWFFAVDMGVYHTAEGNPRVPVVPDAFLSIGVPRHREGENFRRSYVVWEENDVVPLMTLELVSWSPGGEYAKKMETYRNLGVLYYIIYNPFYWQRDRHQPFEVYKLVDGSYQLQIGEPFWMEEAGLALGRYMGTFGGETRELLVGLIKMASVF from the coding sequence ATGGTTCAGTCAAAGCTGAAGAAGCATCTCCCTTCTGGCTCCGAGCTACCTGATTCGGACGACATCCCTGTGGACAATGAGGATCAAAATCTCCTGCCAAATATCTTATTGTTTGTGCTCAATACGCTGTGGGAGCACCGCAAGGACTGGTTTTTTGCAGTAGACATGGGTGTTTACCATACAGCGGAAGGTAACCCTAGAGTACCGGTTGTCCCAGATGCATTCTTGAGCATAGGCGTTCCCCGTCATAGAGAAGGTGAGAATTTTAGGCGCAGCTATGTTGTCTGGGAAGAGAACGATGTTGTGCCTCTGATGACGCTCGAACTGGTTTCGTGGTCACCCGGTGGAGAGTATGCCAAAAAGATGGAAACATACCGCAATCTTGGCGTTCTCTACTACATTATTTACAACCCTTTCTATTGGCAAAGAGACAGACACCAGCCCTTTGAGGTTTATAAATTGGTAGACGGCAGCTATCAACTACAGATCGGCGAACCTTTTTGGATGGAAGAAGCAGGACTTGCCTTAGGTCGGTATATGGGGACTTTTGGGGGCGAAACTCGTGAGCTGCTAGTTGGTTTGATCAAAATGGCGAGCGTATTCTAA